The proteins below are encoded in one region of Ferruginibacter lapsinanis:
- a CDS encoding GNAT family N-acetyltransferase has product MISIKKVGEEAIPAIHSLARSIWPIAYKNIITDEQIDYMLELMYSPTSLQQQILEKKHQFIMAYENDLPVGYSSYSIKSETEINTYRLHKLYVSVDQQRKGIATRLLNYIISDIQPTGATAIQLNVNKMNPSVLFYTAKGFTVAEEQMLDIGNGFFMDDYIMQLMC; this is encoded by the coding sequence ATGATCAGTATTAAAAAGGTTGGCGAAGAAGCCATCCCTGCAATTCATTCGCTAGCCAGGTCTATCTGGCCAATTGCTTACAAAAATATCATCACTGATGAACAGATCGATTATATGTTAGAGTTGATGTACAGCCCCACATCCTTACAACAGCAAATACTCGAAAAGAAACATCAATTCATTATGGCGTATGAAAATGACCTGCCTGTTGGCTATTCATCTTACTCCATAAAAAGCGAGACAGAAATAAACACTTACAGACTGCATAAATTATATGTATCCGTTGATCAGCAGCGTAAGGGCATTGCTACACGGTTATTGAATTATATCATCAGCGACATACAACCAACCGGTGCTACCGCAATACAATTGAATGTAAATAAGATGAATCCCTCCGTTCTGTTTTATACAGCAAAAGGATTTACTGTTGCAGAAGAACAGATGCTGGATATCGGTAATGGATTTTTTATGGATGATTATATCATGCAATTAATGTGCTGA
- the rocD gene encoding ornithine--oxo-acid transaminase encodes MHSTINISANSQQYIDLEENYGAHNYHPLPVVLEKGEGVFVYDVDGKRYFDFLSGYSAVNQGHCHPKIIASLIEQAKKLTLTSRAFHSNLLGHYEKYITEYFGYDKVLPMNTGVEAVETALKLGRKWGYEVKGIEPNKAVIIVCEGNFHGRTTGVISFSSDPSAKNNFGPYTTGYVTIPHNDLLALEKALQDNNVAAFMFEPIQGEAGVVVPDEGYFAGVRNLCTEYNVLMIADEIQTGLARTGKMLACDHENVRPDVLILGKALSGGVLPVSAVLADNEIMLTIKPGEHGSTYGGNPLACAVAITALQVLKDENMMANAEAMGELLRSELKKLNSPFIDIVRGKGLLNAIVIKHSNPDAAWELCLALKENGLLAKPTHGDKIRFAPPLIITKEQIMECVAIINKSLQTL; translated from the coding sequence ATGCATTCAACAATAAACATATCGGCTAATTCGCAACAATACATCGACCTTGAAGAAAATTACGGAGCACACAACTATCATCCTCTGCCAGTAGTACTGGAAAAAGGCGAAGGTGTTTTTGTGTATGATGTAGATGGAAAACGTTATTTCGATTTTTTAAGCGGATATTCTGCTGTTAACCAGGGACATTGCCATCCAAAAATCATTGCATCATTAATTGAGCAGGCAAAAAAGCTAACACTAACGAGCAGGGCTTTTCACAGCAATCTTTTAGGACATTACGAAAAATATATCACTGAATATTTTGGCTATGACAAAGTATTACCAATGAATACCGGTGTAGAGGCTGTTGAAACAGCTTTAAAATTAGGCAGAAAATGGGGCTACGAAGTAAAAGGTATTGAACCCAATAAAGCAGTGATCATAGTTTGCGAAGGAAATTTTCATGGTCGTACAACAGGTGTGATATCATTCAGTTCTGATCCTTCTGCAAAAAATAATTTTGGCCCGTACACAACAGGGTATGTTACTATACCACATAACGACCTGTTGGCATTAGAAAAGGCTTTGCAGGATAATAATGTAGCTGCCTTTATGTTTGAACCTATACAAGGAGAGGCTGGTGTGGTTGTACCAGATGAAGGTTACTTTGCCGGAGTAAGAAACCTGTGCACCGAATACAATGTATTAATGATCGCCGATGAGATCCAAACAGGGTTGGCCCGTACCGGAAAAATGCTGGCATGCGATCATGAAAATGTACGTCCGGATGTTTTGATCTTAGGAAAGGCTTTAAGTGGCGGTGTTTTACCTGTAAGTGCTGTATTGGCTGATAATGAAATTATGCTGACCATTAAACCTGGAGAACATGGCAGCACGTATGGAGGTAACCCATTAGCCTGTGCTGTGGCTATCACTGCATTGCAGGTATTAAAGGACGAAAACATGATGGCCAATGCAGAAGCAATGGGAGAATTATTACGAAGTGAATTAAAAAAGCTCAACTCTCCTTTTATTGATATTGTAAGAGGGAAAGGCTTGTTAAATGCTATCGTAATAAAACATAGTAATCCTGATGCAGCGTGGGAACTTTGCCTGGCATTAAAAGAAAATGGTCTATTGGCAAAACCTACACATGGAGATAAGATCCGTTTTGCTCCACCATTGATCATTACAAAAGAACAGATAATGGAATGTGTGGCTATTATTAATAAAAGTTTACAAACACTTTGA
- a CDS encoding Lrp/AsnC family transcriptional regulator: protein MGKAAQKEDLSTTTFVPDSKDLAILKMLQENARVTVKEISAAIHLSTTPVHERIKRMEDAGVIKQYVTIVDRNAVNKGLMIICYVSLKEHSKNAGNKFIKTIHELNEVVECFSISGEFDFLLKVMCADMNAYYNFHVNKLSPIENMGHVQSVFVMGEVKNTQQLVW, encoded by the coding sequence ATGGGAAAAGCGGCACAAAAAGAAGATTTATCTACCACAACATTTGTACCAGACAGTAAAGATCTGGCCATACTGAAAATGTTGCAGGAAAATGCCCGTGTAACGGTGAAGGAAATTTCTGCAGCGATACACTTAAGTACCACGCCGGTGCATGAGCGTATCAAGCGGATGGAGGATGCCGGGGTGATCAAACAGTATGTTACTATAGTAGATAGGAATGCGGTGAATAAAGGGCTGATGATCATTTGTTATGTCTCTTTAAAGGAGCATAGTAAGAATGCCGGTAATAAATTCATCAAAACCATTCATGAACTGAATGAAGTGGTGGAGTGCTTCAGTATTTCGGGTGAGTTTGATTTTTTATTGAAAGTGATGTGTGCGGATATGAATGCGTATTACAATTTCCACGTAAATAAATTATCGCCGATTGAGAACATGGGGCATGTGCAGAGTGTATTTGTGATGGGGGAGGTGAAGAATACGCAGCAATTAGTTTGGTAA
- the ahcY gene encoding adenosylhomocysteinase codes for MSTITKTNIDFSLKYKVADISLAEWGRKEIMLAEAEMPGLMAIRAEYGPSQPLKGARIAGCLHMTIQTAVLIETLVALGAEVKWSSCNIFSTQDQAAAAIAAAGIGVFAWKGQTQAEADWCIEQTLFFGGADRPLNMILDDGGDLTNMVFDTYPELIQHVKGLSEETTTGVHRLYERMEKGTLPIPAINVNDSVTKSKFDNKYGCKESLVDAIRRATDVMMAGKVAVVGSYGDVGKGSAASLQGAGCRVIVTEIDPICALQAAMDGFEVKPMIEAVKEADIIVTASGCRDLITEKHFRVMKDKAIVCNIGHFDIEIDMAWLNANYGNTKNTIKPQVDLYTIDGKDVIVLAEGRLVNLGCATGHPSFVMSNSFTNQTLAQIELWTKGEKYENKVYVLPKHLDEKVARLHLAKIGVRLDELTTEQAAYLGIPKEGPYKTDAYRY; via the coding sequence ATGTCAACAATAACAAAAACCAACATTGATTTCAGCTTGAAATACAAAGTAGCTGATATCAGTCTTGCAGAATGGGGCCGTAAAGAAATTATGTTAGCCGAAGCAGAAATGCCGGGCTTAATGGCTATCCGTGCAGAATACGGACCAAGCCAACCTTTAAAAGGCGCTCGTATTGCAGGTTGTTTACACATGACCATCCAAACAGCTGTATTGATCGAAACGTTAGTTGCGTTAGGTGCAGAAGTTAAATGGAGCTCATGTAATATCTTCTCTACACAAGATCAGGCTGCTGCTGCTATCGCTGCTGCAGGTATCGGTGTTTTTGCCTGGAAAGGACAAACACAAGCTGAAGCTGACTGGTGTATCGAACAAACTTTATTCTTCGGTGGTGCAGACCGTCCGTTGAACATGATCTTGGATGATGGTGGTGATTTAACTAACATGGTATTTGATACTTACCCTGAGTTGATCCAGCACGTTAAAGGTTTATCTGAAGAAACCACTACAGGTGTACACCGTTTATACGAAAGAATGGAAAAAGGTACGTTGCCTATTCCTGCTATCAACGTAAACGATTCAGTAACTAAATCTAAATTCGATAACAAATACGGTTGTAAAGAATCATTGGTAGATGCGATCCGTCGTGCTACTGACGTGATGATGGCCGGTAAAGTTGCAGTGGTTGGTTCTTACGGTGACGTAGGTAAAGGTTCTGCTGCTTCATTACAAGGTGCCGGTTGCCGTGTAATTGTTACTGAGATCGATCCTATCTGTGCATTACAAGCTGCAATGGATGGTTTTGAAGTAAAACCAATGATCGAAGCGGTTAAAGAAGCGGATATCATCGTTACTGCATCTGGTTGTAGAGACCTGATCACTGAAAAACATTTCCGTGTAATGAAAGATAAAGCGATCGTTTGTAACATCGGTCACTTTGATATTGAAATTGACATGGCATGGTTGAACGCTAACTATGGTAACACTAAAAATACCATCAAACCACAAGTTGATCTGTATACGATCGATGGTAAAGATGTGATCGTTTTAGCTGAAGGCCGTTTAGTGAACTTAGGTTGTGCTACAGGTCACCCATCATTTGTGATGAGTAACTCTTTCACCAACCAAACCCTGGCTCAAATTGAGTTGTGGACAAAAGGCGAAAAATACGAAAACAAAGTGTACGTTCTTCCAAAACATTTGGATGAAAAAGTAGCTCGTTTACACCTTGCAAAAATCGGTGTTCGTTTAGACGAATTAACTACAGAGCAAGCTGCGTACTTAGGAATTCCAAAAGAAGGCCCGTACAAAACTGATGCTTACCGTTATTAA
- a CDS encoding IS3 family transposase (programmed frameshift): protein MEKKQKQSTENFIKDIRRRTRRLFTSEQKILIVMEALRGESSTAEICRKHGINQALFYKWNKEFMEAGKKRLNGDTTREATSDEVTELRKENQRLKEMVADLMLRYDIVKKSNHLGVSEKYQRRMRLSVAEKEEIIQLVERSELGVNRTLVQLGINKSTFYNWYKAYLDKGANGLESKRATRQRWNTIPQSEKNLVVEIALEYAELSPRELSCKLSDVKGIFISESSVYRILKAKGLITSPSHILLAAGNEFSQKTCFVHEMWQTDFTYFKILGWGWYYLSTVLDDYSRFIVHWELCKTMKTEDVQRTVNRALEASELPNEFRPKLLSDNGACYIASELKIFLQNKKMKLLHGRPNHPQTQGKIERYHRSMKNVVKLDNYYCPEELEASLTAFVHYYNHERYHESLGNVTPADVYYGRQEEIFKYRQRIKMLTLQRRRQNYLRQKIAS, encoded by the exons ATGGAAAAGAAACAAAAACAGTCCACAGAAAACTTCATTAAAGACATCCGTCGCAGGACTAGGCGATTGTTCACCTCCGAACAAAAGATCCTTATAGTTATGGAAGCACTACGAGGTGAAAGCTCTACCGCAGAGATATGTCGTAAACATGGGATTAACCAGGCATTGTTTTACAAATGGAATAAAGAGTTCATGGAAGCAGGTAAGAAACGCCTTAATGGTGATACTACTCGTGAAGCTACTAGTGACGAAGTAACTGAACTACGTAAAGAGAATCAAAGGTTAAAAGAAATGGTAGCTGATCTGATGCTCCGCTATGACATTGTAAAAAAAAGC AACCATCTTGGAGTAAGCGAAAAATATCAACGTCGTATGAGATTATCAGTAGCAGAAAAGGAGGAAATCATTCAATTGGTTGAACGTTCAGAACTGGGAGTAAACAGAACTTTGGTACAGTTGGGGATCAACAAGAGTACGTTTTACAATTGGTACAAAGCTTATTTGGATAAGGGTGCTAATGGCCTTGAATCAAAACGTGCTACCCGGCAACGCTGGAATACGATACCACAGTCTGAAAAGAATCTTGTAGTGGAGATTGCGCTGGAATATGCCGAGTTATCACCCAGAGAATTATCCTGTAAACTCAGTGATGTAAAAGGAATATTCATATCAGAATCCAGCGTGTACCGGATTTTGAAGGCCAAAGGGTTAATCACCAGCCCTTCACATATTTTGTTAGCAGCAGGAAATGAATTTAGTCAAAAGACCTGCTTTGTTCATGAAATGTGGCAAACAGATTTTACTTACTTCAAGATATTGGGATGGGGATGGTATTATCTGAGTACAGTACTGGATGATTACAGCCGTTTTATTGTTCATTGGGAACTCTGTAAGACAATGAAAACAGAGGATGTACAACGAACAGTTAATAGAGCCCTGGAGGCTTCAGAGTTGCCAAATGAGTTCAGGCCAAAGTTATTATCGGACAATGGAGCTTGCTATATCGCATCAGAACTCAAAATCTTTTTACAAAACAAGAAAATGAAACTTTTACATGGCAGGCCCAATCATCCGCAAACACAAGGGAAAATTGAACGTTATCATCGGTCAATGAAAAACGTTGTTAAGTTGGATAATTACTACTGCCCTGAAGAACTGGAAGCATCATTAACGGCTTTTGTACACTACTATAATCATGAACGCTATCATGAGTCTCTTGGGAATGTCACACCGGCAGATGTTTATTACGGAAGGCAAGAAGAGATTTTTAAATACAGGCAAAGAATAAAAATGCTAACGCTTCAAAGAAGAAGGCAAAATTATTTAAGACAAAAAATAGCATCTTAA
- a CDS encoding valine--tRNA ligase, whose amino-acid sequence MHSLIAIEGRSNGIKKDKMELTKNYIPNEVEVKWYQHWLDKNYFSSIPDGREPYTIVMPPPNVTGVLHMGHCLNNTIQDILIRRARMEGKNACWVPGTDHASIATEAKVVQMLRERGITKSSLTRDEFLGYAWEWKEKYGGIILQQLKKLGCSLDWNRTSFTMDKDYYESVIKVFIALHKKGVIYRGKRMINWDVKAKTALSDEEVIHKEIQSKLYYINYLIDDDREHEDSMTIADYITIATVRPETILGDTAICVNPNDKRYTHLHGKFAFVPLINRRIPIIADEYVATDFGTGALKVTPAHDINDYQLGLKYNLEIIDTMNDDGTLSEAAQLFVGEDRMDVRKKIIPLLQEAGHIAKIEDYTNQVGFSERTDAVVEPRLSLQWWVSMKELSTPALKTVMEEEIKFYPPKFKNLYRHWMENIKDWCISRQLWWGHRIPAWYDAEGNYVVAETKEAAIEQFNIQHPTSNSKDIKQDEDCLDTWFSSWLWPFEVFKGFSNPGNNEIKYYYPTNTLVTAPEIIFFWVARMIMAGFEYMEEKPFSEVYFTGIVRDKQGRKMSKSLGNSPDLLGLIDQYGADAVRFGIMISSPAGNDLLFDESALEQGRNFNNKLWNALKLLKMWEGRQSATSNEQSTKDNFAINWFENRLKQVAIEVDDLMKQFRLSEALKTIYSLIWDDFCSWYLEWIKPGFEQPIEKAVYDKTVSFFEQLMELLHPFMPFISEEIYHLLSDKKDDLCIKETTTKGQPATAILTQGELLKQVISALRDARNKNQLKPKETVKLHIQTADAAAYAAIENIVSKQVNAEAIHYVNDTVANTIVVAIEKDKFYIESEKQLDSATLKNDLLKDLEHQKKFLESIAKKLSNEKFVQNAKPEVLALEQKKQADAENRIKTIQESLAGLN is encoded by the coding sequence TTGCACTCATTAATAGCGATAGAAGGCCGCAGTAACGGCATCAAAAAGGATAAAATGGAACTGACCAAAAATTACATACCCAACGAAGTAGAAGTTAAATGGTATCAGCATTGGCTGGATAAGAATTATTTTAGCAGCATCCCCGATGGCAGAGAACCTTATACCATTGTAATGCCACCTCCTAATGTGACCGGTGTATTGCACATGGGACATTGCCTTAATAATACTATCCAGGATATTCTGATCCGTCGTGCCAGGATGGAAGGCAAAAATGCCTGCTGGGTTCCGGGTACAGATCATGCCTCTATCGCAACAGAAGCAAAAGTGGTGCAAATGCTCAGAGAAAGAGGCATCACTAAATCTTCTTTAACCAGGGATGAATTTTTAGGCTATGCCTGGGAATGGAAAGAAAAATACGGAGGCATCATCTTACAACAATTAAAAAAATTAGGGTGTAGCCTGGATTGGAACAGAACATCCTTTACAATGGATAAAGACTATTACGAAAGCGTAATAAAAGTTTTTATTGCATTACATAAAAAAGGCGTGATCTATCGTGGCAAACGAATGATCAACTGGGATGTAAAAGCAAAAACTGCGTTGAGTGATGAAGAAGTGATCCACAAAGAAATACAAAGCAAATTATACTATATCAATTATTTGATTGATGATGACAGAGAGCATGAAGACAGCATGACAATTGCCGACTATATCACCATTGCTACTGTAAGACCCGAAACTATTTTAGGAGATACCGCTATTTGTGTAAATCCTAACGATAAAAGGTATACGCATTTGCATGGCAAATTTGCTTTTGTGCCTTTGATCAACAGACGCATCCCTATCATTGCTGATGAATATGTTGCTACAGATTTTGGTACAGGTGCACTAAAAGTAACGCCGGCGCATGACATCAATGATTATCAGTTAGGATTAAAATACAACCTGGAGATCATTGACACTATGAATGATGACGGTACCTTAAGTGAAGCCGCTCAATTGTTTGTAGGTGAAGACAGAATGGATGTTCGTAAAAAGATCATTCCTTTATTACAGGAAGCAGGACATATAGCTAAGATAGAAGATTATACCAACCAGGTTGGTTTTAGCGAAAGAACCGATGCTGTTGTTGAACCAAGATTGAGTTTGCAATGGTGGGTGAGCATGAAAGAATTAAGTACCCCTGCATTAAAAACTGTAATGGAGGAAGAAATAAAATTCTATCCGCCTAAGTTTAAAAATTTATATCGCCATTGGATGGAGAACATCAAAGACTGGTGTATCAGTCGCCAGCTTTGGTGGGGACATAGAATACCAGCCTGGTACGATGCGGAAGGGAATTATGTGGTGGCTGAAACAAAGGAAGCTGCGATTGAACAATTCAATATCCAACATCCAACTTCTAACAGTAAAGACATCAAACAAGATGAAGATTGTCTTGACACCTGGTTCTCTTCATGGTTGTGGCCTTTCGAAGTGTTTAAAGGATTTAGTAATCCCGGAAACAACGAAATAAAATACTACTACCCTACCAATACATTGGTTACAGCTCCTGAGATCATTTTTTTCTGGGTAGCACGTATGATCATGGCAGGATTTGAATACATGGAAGAAAAGCCTTTCAGCGAAGTGTATTTTACTGGTATTGTTAGAGATAAGCAGGGAAGAAAAATGAGCAAGAGTTTAGGTAACTCACCTGATCTTTTAGGTTTGATCGACCAATATGGTGCTGATGCTGTAAGATTTGGTATCATGATCTCTTCTCCTGCTGGCAATGACCTATTATTTGATGAAAGTGCCTTAGAACAAGGACGAAATTTCAATAATAAATTGTGGAATGCCTTGAAGCTGTTGAAAATGTGGGAAGGGCGGCAATCGGCAACGAGCAATGAACAATCGACAAAAGACAACTTCGCTATCAATTGGTTTGAGAACAGATTGAAGCAGGTGGCTATTGAGGTAGACGACCTGATGAAACAGTTCAGATTAAGCGAAGCATTGAAAACGATCTACTCATTGATATGGGACGATTTCTGTAGTTGGTACCTGGAATGGATTAAACCGGGTTTTGAACAACCGATCGAAAAGGCAGTGTATGATAAAACTGTCTCTTTCTTTGAACAGCTAATGGAATTATTACATCCTTTCATGCCTTTCATTTCTGAAGAAATCTATCATTTATTGTCAGATAAAAAAGATGATCTCTGTATAAAAGAAACTACCACTAAAGGACAACCTGCAACAGCCATCTTAACACAGGGAGAATTATTGAAACAAGTGATCTCTGCATTGAGAGATGCCAGAAATAAAAACCAATTAAAGCCGAAAGAAACAGTAAAACTACATATTCAAACTGCTGATGCAGCAGCATATGCCGCTATTGAAAACATAGTAAGCAAGCAAGTAAATGCAGAAGCGATACATTATGTAAATGATACTGTTGCCAACACTATTGTTGTGGCAATTGAAAAAGACAAATTCTACATTGAAAGCGAAAAACAATTAGATAGTGCTACATTAAAAAATGATCTGCTGAAAGATCTTGAGCATCAGAAGAAATTTCTTGAAAGCATTGCCAAAAAACTCAGCAATGAAAAGTTTGTGCAGAATGCCAAACCCGAGGTATTGGCGCTAGAGCAAAAGAAGCAAGCAGATGCAGAAAACCGCATTAAAACCATTCAGGAAAGCCTGGCCGGACTGAATTAA
- a CDS encoding VIT1/CCC1 transporter family protein — MDTHLHHEHTESHLKSSEALRDIVIGMSDGLTVPFALAAGLSGAVDKSSIIVIAGIAEIAAGSIAMGLGGYLSGKTEQDHYRSEVKREYDEVENLRHKEIEETKEFFANIGLSPALQEQATEEIAQDKDRWVDFMMKYELGLEKPDPKRATKSALNIGLSYIAGGIIPLSPYFFIADSTQALEISVVATLVCLFIFGYFKSKITGVNPWYGALRVTLIGAMAAAAAFGVAKLFE, encoded by the coding sequence ATGGATACACATCTTCATCACGAGCATACAGAAAGTCATTTAAAAAGTTCAGAAGCTTTAAGAGATATAGTGATCGGCATGAGTGACGGGTTGACCGTTCCGTTTGCATTAGCTGCAGGATTAAGTGGTGCTGTAGACAAAAGCAGCATCATTGTTATTGCCGGTATTGCTGAAATTGCTGCCGGTAGTATCGCAATGGGTTTAGGAGGGTATCTTTCAGGAAAAACTGAGCAAGACCATTATAGAAGTGAAGTGAAAAGAGAATATGATGAGGTAGAAAATTTGCGCCATAAAGAAATTGAAGAAACAAAAGAGTTTTTTGCTAATATTGGTTTAAGCCCTGCTTTGCAGGAACAGGCTACGGAAGAAATAGCACAAGATAAGGATCGTTGGGTCGACTTTATGATGAAATATGAATTAGGATTGGAAAAACCGGATCCTAAAAGAGCCACCAAAAGTGCACTTAATATCGGACTTTCCTACATTGCCGGAGGCATCATTCCGTTGAGTCCGTATTTTTTTATTGCCGATTCTACACAGGCATTAGAAATATCTGTAGTGGCTACATTAGTATGTCTATTTATTTTCGGATATTTTAAAAGTAAGATCACGGGAGTAAATCCTTGGTACGGTGCATTAAGGGTTACACTTATCGGCGCAATGGCTGCTGCTGCTGCATTTGGTGTAGCCAAACTATTCGAATAA
- a CDS encoding VOC family protein: protein MTYTIPAQTRIGHVHLKVADIERSLKFYRDILGFQVMQHYGDSAVFISAGGYHHHIGLNTWHSKGAGPAPVNAVGLYHTAILYPTRKDLAAIVQRLLEIKYPLTGAADHGVSEAIYLNDPDGNGVELYWDKPQADWPVDANGNLDMITARLDIDELLTEL, encoded by the coding sequence ATGACATATACAATTCCTGCACAAACCCGTATCGGACATGTTCATTTAAAAGTAGCAGATATTGAGCGTTCGTTGAAATTTTACCGAGATATTCTGGGCTTTCAGGTAATGCAGCATTATGGTGATAGTGCAGTGTTTATCAGTGCCGGGGGCTACCATCATCATATAGGGTTGAATACCTGGCATAGTAAAGGAGCAGGGCCTGCACCGGTGAATGCAGTAGGCTTATATCATACTGCGATCTTATATCCAACAAGAAAAGATCTTGCTGCCATAGTTCAGCGTTTATTGGAAATAAAATATCCGTTGACCGGAGCTGCAGACCATGGCGTATCAGAGGCTATTTATTTAAATGACCCCGATGGCAATGGGGTGGAGTTGTATTGGGACAAGCCACAGGCTGATTGGCCTGTTGATGCAAATGGCAATTTAGATATGATCACAGCCAGATTAGATATTGATGAATTGTTAACTGAACTGTAA
- a CDS encoding SIMPL domain-containing protein, translated as MKNYIAAAIIALGVIVAFAILGNAYKYKFRAEETISVTGLAEKDFVSDQIVWTGNYSRKTMDLKTAYQELKDDEGKIRTYLKGKGVNEAEMVFSAVSIDKDFTTKYDENGKMIGSEFTGYNLKQNVTVDSKDIEKVERISREVTELIESGIEFNSSSPSYYYTKLSELKVDLLAKASADAKQRAETIAKNSGGGLGKIKKATMGIFQITGKNSNEDYSYGGTFNTSSKNKTASITTKIDYAVE; from the coding sequence ATGAAAAATTATATTGCTGCTGCTATTATTGCTCTTGGTGTTATAGTGGCATTTGCCATATTGGGGAATGCATATAAATACAAATTCAGAGCGGAGGAAACCATTAGTGTGACGGGGTTGGCGGAAAAAGATTTTGTGAGTGATCAAATCGTTTGGACAGGTAATTACAGTCGTAAAACGATGGATCTTAAAACAGCCTACCAGGAGTTGAAAGATGATGAAGGTAAGATACGTACTTACTTAAAAGGTAAAGGGGTGAATGAGGCAGAGATGGTTTTTAGTGCAGTATCTATTGATAAAGATTTTACTACCAAATATGATGAGAACGGAAAAATGATCGGCAGTGAGTTTACCGGATACAACCTGAAGCAAAATGTTACAGTAGATTCTAAAGACATTGAAAAAGTAGAAAGAATTTCGAGAGAAGTAACTGAGTTGATTGAAAGTGGTATAGAATTCAATTCATCTTCACCATCTTATTATTACACAAAATTATCTGAATTGAAAGTTGACCTGCTGGCCAAAGCCAGTGCAGATGCTAAACAGCGGGCAGAAACCATTGCAAAGAATTCTGGTGGCGGATTAGGCAAGATAAAAAAAGCAACAATGGGAATTTTTCAGATCACCGGAAAGAACAGCAATGAAGATTATAGTTATGGCGGCACTTTTAATACTTCTTCAAAAAACAAAACGGCTTCTATTACTACTAAGATAGATTATGCGGTTGAGTAG
- a CDS encoding cation diffusion facilitator family transporter, producing MQKVLQNLRLQKIVTTVAIVLFIMKLVAWYLTGSVAILTDALESTVNVIAGLIGVYSLYVSAKPKDLDHPYGHGKAEFISAAVEGTLISVAGLIIIYEAINNFIHPHKIQKLDYGIILVAITAVINYVAGVYCVNTGKKNNSLALIASGKHLQTDTYSTIGIIIGLILLYILKYSWIDSAVAILFAFIIMFTGYRIVRSSIAGIMDEADEALMEKMVVMLNANRRENWIDFHNLRIIKNGGTLHLDCHLTVPWYLNVHEAHVEIDALSYLVKNEFGESMELFVHSDGCLDFSCNICTKQDCPVRKHPFEKKIEWTMRNISADTKHHL from the coding sequence TTGCAAAAAGTCTTACAAAACCTGCGTCTTCAAAAAATAGTGACTACAGTTGCTATTGTCCTTTTCATTATGAAGCTGGTTGCCTGGTATTTGACCGGGTCTGTGGCAATACTAACCGATGCGTTGGAAAGTACTGTAAATGTGATAGCCGGATTGATTGGAGTATACAGTTTATATGTAAGTGCAAAGCCGAAGGATCTGGATCATCCATATGGCCATGGTAAGGCAGAGTTTATTTCAGCTGCTGTAGAGGGTACTTTGATCAGTGTAGCCGGTTTGATCATCATCTATGAAGCCATTAATAATTTTATTCATCCACATAAGATCCAAAAATTAGATTACGGGATTATACTGGTAGCGATTACAGCTGTTATCAATTATGTGGCTGGTGTTTATTGTGTGAATACAGGTAAGAAAAATAACTCATTGGCATTGATCGCCAGCGGTAAACATCTTCAGACAGATACGTATTCTACTATTGGGATTATCATTGGCTTAATATTACTATATATTTTAAAATATAGCTGGATAGATAGTGCTGTCGCCATTTTATTTGCTTTCATTATTATGTTCACCGGGTACAGAATTGTAAGAAGTTCTATAGCCGGTATTATGGATGAGGCAGATGAAGCACTGATGGAAAAAATGGTAGTAATGTTAAATGCTAACAGGAGAGAGAACTGGATCGATTTTCATAATCTGCGGATCATAAAAAATGGAGGCACCTTGCATTTGGATTGTCATCTTACTGTGCCATGGTATTTGAATGTGCACGAGGCGCATGTAGAAATCGATGCATTATCTTATTTGGTAAAAAATGAGTTTGGCGAATCGATGGAATTATTTGTACACTCGGATGGTTGTTTGGATTTTAGTTGTAACATTTGTACCAAGCAAGATTGTCCTGTGCGTAAACATCCATTTGAGAAAAAGATCGAATGGACGATGAGAAATATTTCGGCAGATACGAAACATCATTTATAA